From one Streptomyces mobaraensis genomic stretch:
- a CDS encoding GNAT family N-acetyltransferase, translating into MFAMRPATAADIPAVETMILARSGWLEDRGLPSWRENAADLARQAENPDGDVWVLADDDAGRLIGFITVQDQTPPWGWTEEELAEPAHYLYSSVTDPAYRRHKPGTTMAMWAVDRAAVEGKQWVRRGCNFPGLVTYNESQGFKLLHEVQRTHTRVYLMARRAEPVKDLRERFAVLQG; encoded by the coding sequence ATGTTCGCCATGCGACCGGCCACGGCCGCCGACATCCCCGCCGTTGAAACCATGATCCTCGCCCGCTCGGGATGGCTGGAGGACAGGGGCCTGCCGAGCTGGCGTGAGAACGCCGCCGACCTCGCCAGGCAGGCCGAGAACCCCGACGGCGACGTGTGGGTCCTCGCCGATGACGACGCCGGGCGACTCATCGGGTTCATCACCGTGCAGGACCAGACCCCGCCGTGGGGATGGACGGAGGAGGAGTTGGCGGAACCGGCGCATTATCTGTACTCCAGCGTCACCGACCCGGCGTACCGCCGGCACAAGCCCGGAACCACCATGGCCATGTGGGCCGTGGACCGTGCCGCCGTTGAGGGTAAGCAGTGGGTTCGCCGCGGGTGCAACTTCCCGGGGCTCGTCACCTACAACGAGAGCCAGGGCTTCAAGCTCCTCCACGAAGTCCAGCGAACCCACACCCGCGTCTACCTCATGGCGCGGCGTGCCGAACCCGTCAAGGACCTCCGCGAGCGCTTCGCCGTACTCCAAGGCTGA
- a CDS encoding bestrophin-like domain, with protein sequence MDEWVVLVLAMVAVIVVVVSVILLRGRRVGAGEDPSETPDVIEYMTMMIGVVYAIVLGLAIAGVWEARNSAQATVQAEAQALHEIQERVQAFAPAAREQVRADVDTYVQYVVHKEWPGMLDDGQLTDKGKELLDKVRADITSYEPRNDRESQSYQPLLDQAGAADAARNARGLSAGDTMPGVVWFGLIGGALVAVGLIYTLQIRRSPRELLLAGLYSALIAFLLFLIWDFDAPFGHYVGDSTDAFTDLFAV encoded by the coding sequence GTGGACGAGTGGGTGGTGCTGGTCCTCGCGATGGTCGCGGTGATCGTGGTCGTCGTGTCCGTGATCCTGCTGCGCGGGAGGCGGGTGGGGGCCGGCGAGGATCCCTCCGAGACGCCCGACGTCATCGAGTACATGACGATGATGATCGGCGTGGTCTATGCCATCGTCCTCGGACTGGCCATCGCCGGCGTCTGGGAGGCGCGGAACTCCGCGCAGGCCACGGTGCAGGCCGAGGCGCAGGCGCTGCACGAGATCCAGGAGCGGGTGCAGGCGTTCGCGCCGGCGGCCCGGGAGCAGGTGCGGGCGGACGTCGACACCTACGTCCAGTACGTCGTCCACAAGGAGTGGCCGGGCATGCTGGACGACGGGCAGCTCACCGACAAGGGGAAGGAGCTGCTGGACAAGGTGCGGGCGGACATCACCTCCTACGAGCCGAGGAACGACCGCGAGAGCCAGTCGTACCAGCCGCTGCTGGACCAGGCCGGGGCGGCGGACGCGGCGCGCAACGCCCGTGGGCTGAGCGCCGGGGACACCATGCCGGGGGTGGTGTGGTTCGGTCTGATCGGCGGGGCGCTGGTGGCCGTGGGCCTGATCTACACCCTGCAGATCCGGCGGTCGCCGCGCGAACTGCTCCTCGCCGGGCTCTACAGCGCGCTGATCGCCTTCCTCCTCTTCCTCATCTGGGACTTCGACGCCCCCTTCGGGCACTACGTGGGCGACTCCACCGACGCGTTCACCGATCTGTTCGCCGTCTGA
- a CDS encoding universal stress protein, with amino-acid sequence MNQEQPTPEHESLPGSFERGTDGPKVIVVGVDGSDSSWRAAAYAAGLARRQSALLAIVYVQPVLVGGAAFGAPVAEVTEEVAEELLAEIRATTERLRGLYPHAMRWEFHTFRGDPYSGLVRAADDLKADAVVVGASEQAGHRIVGSVAVRLVKAGRWPVTVVP; translated from the coding sequence GTGAACCAAGAGCAGCCCACCCCCGAACACGAAAGCCTCCCCGGAAGCTTCGAACGCGGCACCGACGGCCCCAAGGTCATCGTCGTAGGGGTGGACGGCTCCGACTCCTCCTGGCGCGCCGCCGCCTACGCCGCCGGCCTCGCCCGCCGGCAGAGCGCGCTGCTCGCCATCGTCTACGTGCAGCCCGTCCTGGTGGGCGGCGCGGCCTTCGGAGCTCCGGTGGCCGAGGTGACGGAGGAGGTCGCCGAGGAGCTGCTCGCGGAGATCCGGGCCACCACCGAGCGGCTGCGCGGGCTCTATCCGCACGCGATGCGCTGGGAGTTCCACACCTTCCGCGGCGACCCGTACTCGGGCCTGGTGCGGGCGGCCGACGACCTCAAGGCCGACGCGGTCGTCGTCGGCGCGTCGGAGCAGGCGGGCCACCGCATCGTCGGGTCGGTCGCGGTCCGCCTGGTGAAGGCGGGACGGTGGCCGGTGACGGTGGTGCCGTAG
- the egtA gene encoding ergothioneine biosynthesis glutamate--cysteine ligase EgtA, with the protein MDEAAALVRGICFKTGPPRLLGVELEWLVHDLREPTRPVEAARLNAAADRLRKLPLRSLLTIEPGGQIEFSSQPAGSLTACVDEVAADLALARAELKDIGLFLAGYGKEPWTHPDRVVETRRYSAMEVYYDRWNGAGRTIMCRTASVQVCVDAGGEGPGPLGFDRRWRYAHLLGAVLTAAFANSPLHLGRPTGWRSTRQATYARMDPGRTLAPAEHLEPRAAWAEYALDAEVMFIRREEGPWQPVQGLPLREWLRTGEPRPVTAGDVIYHLTTLFPPIRPRGHLEMRMIDAQPGEDGWLVPLAVTAALFDDPTAAETAYRAVKPLADAAGGEPTPRNPLWRRAARHGLSDPELHAAAAGCFAAAREALPRLGASPRVLEAVDEFTARYVGRGRCPADDLLDLVADRPVSAECGP; encoded by the coding sequence ATGGACGAGGCGGCGGCACTGGTCCGCGGCATCTGCTTCAAGACCGGCCCGCCCCGCCTCCTCGGCGTCGAGCTGGAATGGCTCGTCCACGACCTGCGCGAACCGACCCGCCCGGTGGAAGCGGCCCGGCTCAACGCCGCCGCCGACCGGCTCCGCAAGCTTCCGCTGCGCTCACTGCTCACCATCGAGCCCGGCGGCCAGATCGAGTTCAGCTCGCAGCCCGCCGGCTCCCTCACCGCCTGCGTGGACGAGGTGGCCGCCGATCTCGCCCTGGCCAGGGCCGAGTTGAAGGACATCGGGCTCTTCCTCGCCGGCTACGGCAAGGAGCCCTGGACCCATCCGGACCGGGTGGTGGAGACCCGCCGCTACAGCGCGATGGAGGTCTACTACGACCGCTGGAACGGGGCCGGCCGCACGATCATGTGCCGGACGGCGTCCGTCCAGGTATGCGTGGACGCCGGCGGCGAGGGCCCGGGCCCGCTCGGGTTCGACCGCCGCTGGCGGTACGCGCACCTGCTGGGCGCGGTGCTGACCGCCGCGTTCGCCAACTCGCCGCTGCACCTGGGGCGGCCCACCGGCTGGCGCTCCACCCGCCAGGCCACCTACGCCCGGATGGACCCGGGCCGCACCCTCGCCCCCGCCGAGCACCTGGAGCCGCGGGCGGCCTGGGCCGAGTACGCGCTGGACGCGGAGGTGATGTTCATCCGGCGCGAGGAAGGACCGTGGCAGCCCGTACAGGGCCTGCCGCTGCGCGAGTGGCTGCGCACGGGCGAGCCGCGGCCGGTCACCGCGGGCGATGTGATCTACCACCTGACCACGCTGTTCCCGCCCATCCGGCCGCGCGGCCACCTGGAGATGCGCATGATCGACGCGCAGCCGGGCGAGGACGGGTGGCTGGTGCCGCTCGCGGTGACGGCGGCGCTGTTCGACGACCCGACGGCCGCCGAGACCGCGTACCGCGCGGTGAAGCCGCTGGCCGACGCGGCGGGCGGGGAGCCCACCCCGCGCAACCCGCTGTGGCGCCGGGCCGCCCGGCACGGCCTGTCCGATCCGGAGCTCCACGCGGCGGCGGCCGGCTGTTTCGCGGCGGCGCGCGAGGCGCTCCCCCGGCTCGGGGCCTCGCCCCGGGTGCTGGAGGCGGTGGACGAGTTCACCGCCCGGTACGTGGGCCGGGGCCGCTGCCCGGCCGACGACCTGCTGGACCTGGTCGCGGACCGGCCCGTGAGCGCGGAGTGCGGGCCGTGA
- a CDS encoding nuclear transport factor 2 family protein — MQEETARSAIDTFISAFNASDDSYVTALLSQALTSDVVLWGPLGRIEGIAAVERFVLDIRRHPAGTGTMVRCSAVDMPDEWARYQWVFTTPAGGPRLAGTDVVHLRRSLIDQVIVFAGEIEPSAS, encoded by the coding sequence ATGCAGGAAGAGACGGCACGCTCCGCGATCGACACGTTCATATCCGCGTTCAACGCCTCGGACGACAGCTATGTGACTGCTCTGCTCTCCCAGGCCCTGACGTCGGACGTGGTCCTCTGGGGGCCGTTGGGCCGCATCGAAGGAATCGCGGCGGTCGAGCGGTTCGTGCTGGACATCCGGCGCCACCCGGCGGGGACCGGCACGATGGTGCGCTGCTCGGCGGTGGACATGCCGGACGAGTGGGCCCGGTACCAGTGGGTCTTCACCACGCCGGCCGGAGGCCCCCGCCTGGCGGGAACGGACGTCGTCCATCTGCGGCGGAGCCTCATCGACCAGGTCATCGTCTTCGCGGGGGAGATCGAACCGTCCGCCTCCTGA
- the egtC gene encoding ergothioneine biosynthesis protein EgtC, protein MCRHLAVLGPEAPLGASVADPPHALVRQAWAPRRQRYGTVNADGFGIGWYADGDPRPARYRRAGPVWADPSFADLVRVVRARALLAAVRDATGPGADGEAAAAPFAAGPWLFSHNGALTGWPGSAAPLVPLLPATALLRLEARCDSAFVWALVAHRLLDEGDPPGRALAYAVTALAEAAPGSRLNLLLTDGASVTATAYGDSLWYLAGPGERVAVASEPYDDDPRWTEVPDGTLLSADRARVALTSL, encoded by the coding sequence ATGTGCCGGCACCTGGCCGTGCTGGGCCCCGAGGCCCCGCTCGGCGCGTCCGTCGCCGATCCGCCGCACGCCCTCGTCCGGCAGGCGTGGGCGCCGCGCCGGCAGCGGTACGGGACGGTGAACGCGGACGGGTTCGGCATCGGCTGGTACGCGGACGGCGACCCGCGGCCCGCCCGGTACCGCCGGGCCGGGCCGGTGTGGGCGGACCCGTCCTTCGCCGACCTGGTCCGGGTGGTACGGGCCCGGGCGCTGCTGGCGGCGGTGCGGGACGCGACCGGGCCGGGCGCCGACGGCGAGGCCGCCGCGGCCCCCTTCGCCGCGGGCCCGTGGCTCTTCAGCCACAACGGCGCCCTCACCGGCTGGCCCGGCTCGGCCGCGCCCCTCGTCCCGCTGCTGCCCGCCACGGCCCTGCTGCGGCTGGAGGCGCGCTGCGACTCGGCGTTCGTCTGGGCGCTGGTGGCGCACCGGCTGCTGGACGAGGGCGATCCGCCGGGGCGGGCGCTCGCGTACGCCGTCACCGCGCTCGCGGAGGCCGCGCCCGGCTCCCGGCTGAACCTGCTGCTCACCGACGGCGCTTCGGTCACGGCCACCGCGTACGGGGACTCCCTGTGGTACCTGGCCGGCCCCGGCGAGCGGGTCGCGGTGGCGTCGGAGCCGTACGACGACGATCCGCGCTGGACCGAGGTGCCCGACGGCACGCTGCTGTCGGCGGACCGCGCGCGGGTCGCCCTCACGTCCCTGTAG
- a CDS encoding ABC transporter ATP-binding protein — MTDVSRDYGDRTVLRSVNLTLSRAECVAVTGPNGSGKSTLLRLATGRERPTSGEVLFDGAPVSEDDPAVRRRLAAVMDAASFYPDLTVREHLVFVALAHGLGRAAAEEAVTRALADHRLAEHADVLPDALSSGQTQQVLLAAAFLRPHDLLVLDEPEQRLDTAARAALARRLCARKAEGTAILLVTHHDDVAAAVADRVLDLADLSEAAGA; from the coding sequence ATGACGGACGTAAGCCGCGACTACGGCGACCGCACGGTCCTCCGTTCCGTGAACCTGACGCTGTCCCGCGCCGAGTGCGTCGCCGTCACCGGCCCCAACGGCTCGGGCAAGTCGACGCTGCTCCGGCTGGCCACCGGCCGGGAGCGGCCCACGTCGGGCGAGGTGCTGTTCGACGGCGCGCCCGTGAGCGAGGACGACCCGGCCGTACGGAGGCGGCTCGCCGCCGTCATGGACGCGGCGTCCTTCTACCCGGACCTGACCGTCCGCGAGCACCTCGTGTTCGTCGCGCTGGCCCACGGCCTGGGCCGGGCGGCGGCGGAGGAGGCGGTGACGCGGGCCCTCGCGGACCACCGGCTGGCGGAGCACGCGGACGTGCTGCCCGACGCGCTGTCCTCGGGGCAGACCCAGCAGGTGCTGCTGGCCGCCGCGTTCCTGCGCCCGCACGACCTGCTGGTGCTCGACGAGCCCGAGCAGCGGCTGGACACCGCGGCCCGCGCCGCGCTGGCCCGGCGGCTGTGCGCCCGCAAAGCGGAAGGCACCGCGATCCTGCTGGTCACCCACCACGACGACGTGGCCGCGGCGGTGGCCGACCGCGTCCTGGACCTGGCAGACCTGTCGGAGGCGGCCGGTGCCTGA
- the egtB gene encoding ergothioneine biosynthesis protein EgtB: MTATGRRATGRQHGGDDGTDPGALRRRAVDVLLAARERTIALTGCVPDPELTAQHSPLMSPLVWDLAHIGNQEELWLLRAVGGHAALRPELDSVYDAFEHPRAERPALPLLPPDEARRYVADVRGRALDVLDRTPVDDGGGPLARAAFAFGMIAQHEQQHDETMLITHQLRAGPAVLTAPEPPPAAPDTAGLPVEVLVEGGPFTMGTSAEPWALDNERPAHERVVAPFFLDTLPVSNRAYGHFVEDGGYRDPRWWHPEGWAQVRRHQLAAPLFWRRDGGVPGGWLRRRFGVVEPVPPDEPVLHVSWYEAAAYAAWAGRRLPTEAEWEKAARYDPASGRSRRYPWGDEDPTPDRANLGQRHLRPAPVGAYPRGASPLGVRQLIGDVWEWTASDFLPYPGFRAFPYREYSEVFFGSAYKVLRGGSFGVDPVACRGTFRNWDLPVRRQILAGFRTARDPEPC, from the coding sequence GTGACCGCCACGGGCCGCAGGGCCACCGGACGGCAGCACGGCGGTGACGACGGCACGGATCCCGGCGCGCTCCGGCGGCGCGCCGTGGACGTCCTGCTCGCGGCCCGTGAGCGCACCATCGCGCTCACGGGCTGCGTACCGGACCCCGAACTCACCGCGCAGCACTCGCCGTTGATGTCGCCGCTGGTGTGGGACCTGGCGCACATCGGCAACCAGGAGGAGCTGTGGCTGCTGCGTGCCGTGGGCGGGCACGCGGCGCTGCGGCCGGAACTGGACTCCGTCTACGACGCGTTCGAGCACCCGCGCGCCGAGCGCCCCGCGCTCCCGCTGCTGCCCCCGGACGAGGCCCGCCGCTATGTGGCGGACGTCCGCGGCCGGGCGCTGGACGTCCTCGACCGGACACCGGTCGACGACGGCGGCGGCCCGCTGGCCCGGGCGGCGTTCGCCTTCGGGATGATCGCCCAGCACGAGCAGCAGCACGACGAGACCATGCTGATCACCCACCAGCTGCGGGCCGGCCCGGCCGTGCTCACCGCGCCGGAGCCGCCGCCCGCCGCCCCGGACACGGCCGGGCTGCCCGTCGAAGTCCTCGTCGAGGGCGGCCCGTTCACCATGGGCACCTCGGCCGAGCCCTGGGCGCTGGACAACGAGCGGCCCGCGCACGAACGCGTGGTGGCCCCGTTCTTTCTCGACACCCTGCCGGTGAGCAACCGGGCGTACGGGCACTTCGTCGAGGACGGCGGCTACCGCGACCCCCGCTGGTGGCACCCCGAGGGCTGGGCGCAGGTACGCCGGCACCAGCTGGCGGCGCCGCTGTTCTGGCGGCGCGACGGCGGGGTGCCGGGCGGCTGGCTGCGGCGCCGCTTCGGCGTGGTGGAGCCGGTACCGCCGGACGAGCCGGTGCTGCACGTGAGCTGGTACGAGGCCGCCGCGTACGCCGCCTGGGCCGGGCGGCGGCTGCCCACCGAGGCCGAATGGGAGAAGGCCGCCCGGTACGACCCGGCGTCCGGCCGCTCCCGCCGCTACCCGTGGGGCGACGAGGACCCCACGCCCGACCGCGCCAACCTCGGCCAGCGCCACCTGCGCCCGGCCCCCGTCGGCGCCTATCCGCGCGGCGCGTCCCCGCTGGGAGTGCGGCAGCTGATCGGCGACGTGTGGGAGTGGACGGCGAGCGACTTCCTGCCGTACCCGGGGTTCCGGGCGTTCCCCTACCGCGAGTACTCGGAGGTCTTCTTCGGCAGCGCGTACAAGGTGCTGCGCGGCGGGTCGTTCGGGGTGGACCCGGTCGCCTGCCGGGGCACGTTCCGCAACTGGGACCTGCCGGTGCGCCGGCAGATCCTGGCCGGCTTCCGCACGGCCCGCGACCCGGAGCCGTGCTGA
- a CDS encoding dodecin: MTNHTYRVTEIVGSSPEGVDQAIRNGLARASETLRNLDWFEVVQIRGHLENGEIGHYQVGLKVGFRLEDGA, from the coding sequence ATGACGAACCACACGTACCGCGTGACCGAGATCGTCGGCTCGTCCCCCGAGGGCGTGGACCAGGCCATCCGCAACGGGCTCGCCCGCGCGTCCGAGACTCTGAGGAACCTTGATTGGTTTGAAGTGGTTCAGATTCGGGGGCACCTGGAGAACGGCGAGATCGGGCACTACCAGGTGGGGCTCAAGGTCGGCTTCCGGCTGGAGGACGGCGCCTGA
- the egtD gene encoding L-histidine N(alpha)-methyltransferase — translation MSQFVLSRTLPSDATAAALRADVAEGLTRSPKELPPKWFYDARGSALFDEITLLPEYYPTRAEREILRARADAIAAATGARTLVELGSGSSEKTRHLIRALPLLDHYVPVDVSESALSGAAATLLDEHPGLRVHALVADFQYGLTLPDTPGPRLLAFLGGTIGNLLPAERAEFLAGLRAGMAPGDALLLGTDLVKDERVLVAAYDDSRGVTAAFNKNVLAVLNRELGADFDPADFAHVALWDARHEWIEMRLRARRAVLAKIPALDLAVHFAAGEEVRTEISAKFRREGVRTELAAAGLELRRWWTDAAGRFALSLAVP, via the coding sequence GTGAGCCAGTTCGTCCTCTCCCGCACCCTCCCGTCCGACGCGACCGCCGCCGCCCTGCGCGCCGACGTCGCCGAGGGGCTGACCCGGTCGCCCAAGGAGCTCCCCCCGAAGTGGTTCTACGACGCGCGGGGCAGCGCCCTCTTCGACGAGATCACACTGCTGCCCGAGTACTACCCGACGCGCGCCGAACGCGAGATCCTGCGCGCCCGCGCCGACGCCATCGCCGCCGCCACCGGCGCCCGGACGCTCGTCGAACTCGGCTCCGGCTCCTCGGAGAAGACCCGCCACCTCATCCGGGCCCTGCCCCTGCTGGACCACTACGTGCCGGTGGACGTCAGCGAGAGCGCCCTGTCCGGGGCCGCCGCGACCCTGCTCGACGAACACCCGGGGCTGCGGGTGCACGCCCTCGTCGCCGACTTCCAGTACGGCCTGACCCTCCCGGACACCCCCGGGCCGCGGCTGCTCGCGTTCCTCGGCGGCACCATCGGCAACCTGCTGCCCGCGGAACGGGCGGAGTTCCTGGCCGGCCTGCGGGCCGGCATGGCCCCCGGCGACGCCCTGCTGCTCGGTACGGACCTGGTCAAGGACGAGCGGGTGCTGGTCGCGGCGTACGACGACTCCCGGGGCGTGACGGCCGCCTTCAACAAAAACGTCCTCGCGGTCCTCAACCGCGAGCTGGGCGCCGACTTCGACCCCGCCGACTTCGCGCACGTCGCCCTGTGGGACGCCCGCCACGAGTGGATCGAGATGCGGCTGCGGGCCCGGCGGGCCGTGCTGGCGAAGATTCCGGCTCTGGACCTGGCGGTGCACTTCGCCGCCGGCGAGGAGGTGCGGACGGAGATCTCGGCGAAGTTCCGGCGGGAAGGGGTGCGGACGGAACTCGCCGCGGCGGGGCTGGAGTTGCGACGGTGGTGGACGGATGCGGCGGGGCGGTTCGCGCTGTCGCTGGCGGTGCCGTAG
- a CDS encoding DUF6297 family protein, with amino-acid sequence MTVPVLGAAVLHALVRSAAWRGPVLVDLPTVRWALPLPVGRGGLLLPRFAKAAGLAAAAGAAAGAVPGLLAGTLSPDLGTAGRAWAAAAGAWGGAAVALTAAGCGALVERYDDGRWERRRSRLAAAAASAAVLAGLVLAALATTGRGASPSAGRVLLWSGPWGWSAQPLVAAVDGPAPGWPAALALSVVSTAVVLVAGVRAVPGIPASALRTRATVAERMTASVFSLELRQARLATRGGRAAARSRPLLRLPVPRRRWLLVPWRDATGLLRAPARAVRALVWLAAAVALTALAPAARPTPRAVLAVLALTAAYLAAAHLVEPARLDSDDLRRRAQLPYSSGALALWHAVVPAVLLVPGLAAGAAVAVTAGRGGAGLAVLVGCVPALVGAALVSAYRGVLPPQAVVGTDTPFGNTAVFQLAGWYLRGPLGALATTAPALALVLLHRGPAPAALAGWLAAAGGAQLWWAHHTARRLHRA; translated from the coding sequence GTGACCGTCCCCGTGCTCGGCGCCGCCGTCCTCCACGCGCTGGTCCGCAGCGCGGCCTGGCGGGGGCCGGTCCTGGTCGACCTGCCCACCGTCCGGTGGGCCCTGCCGCTGCCGGTGGGCCGCGGCGGGCTGCTGCTCCCCCGGTTCGCGAAGGCCGCCGGTCTCGCCGCGGCCGCCGGCGCGGCGGCGGGCGCGGTGCCGGGACTCCTGGCCGGGACGCTCTCGCCGGACCTCGGCACCGCCGGCCGCGCGTGGGCCGCGGCGGCGGGGGCCTGGGGCGGCGCGGCCGTCGCCCTCACAGCCGCGGGCTGCGGCGCGCTCGTCGAGCGATACGACGACGGGCGGTGGGAGCGCCGCCGTTCCCGCCTCGCCGCTGCGGCGGCTTCCGCAGCGGTCCTCGCGGGACTGGTCCTGGCCGCCCTGGCGACGACGGGCCGGGGCGCGAGCCCCTCGGCCGGGCGGGTGCTGCTGTGGTCGGGGCCGTGGGGCTGGTCGGCGCAGCCGCTGGTGGCGGCCGTGGACGGCCCGGCCCCGGGGTGGCCGGCGGCCCTCGCGCTGTCGGTGGTGTCGACGGCGGTGGTGCTGGTGGCGGGGGTACGGGCGGTGCCGGGGATACCGGCGTCGGCCCTGCGCACCCGGGCCACGGTCGCCGAGCGGATGACCGCGTCCGTCTTCTCCCTGGAGCTGCGGCAGGCGCGGCTGGCGACGCGCGGCGGGCGCGCGGCGGCCCGTTCGCGCCCTCTCCTCCGGCTGCCGGTGCCGCGCCGGCGGTGGCTGCTCGTGCCGTGGCGGGACGCGACGGGGCTGCTCCGGGCGCCGGCCCGGGCGGTCCGGGCGCTGGTCTGGCTCGCGGCGGCCGTGGCCCTCACCGCGCTCGCCCCGGCGGCGCGTCCGACCCCGCGGGCCGTCCTGGCCGTCCTCGCGCTCACCGCCGCGTACCTGGCGGCCGCCCACCTCGTTGAGCCCGCCCGCCTGGACAGCGACGACCTCCGCCGCCGCGCCCAGCTCCCGTACTCCTCCGGCGCCCTGGCCCTGTGGCACGCCGTCGTCCCGGCCGTCCTTCTGGTGCCGGGCCTGGCGGCGGGCGCGGCGGTGGCGGTGACGGCCGGCCGGGGCGGCGCCGGTCTCGCGGTGCTGGTCGGCTGCGTCCCCGCCCTGGTCGGCGCGGCCCTCGTCAGCGCCTACCGGGGGGTGCTGCCGCCGCAGGCGGTGGTGGGCACGGACACGCCGTTCGGCAACACGGCCGTGTTCCAGCTGGCGGGCTGGTACCTGCGCGGCCCCCTCGGCGCGCTGGCCACCACCGCGCCCGCGCTCGCCCTCGTCCTCCTCCACCGCGGCCCCGCCCCGGCGGCCCTGGCCGGCTGGCTCGCGGCGGCGGGCGGCGCGCAGCTCTGGTGGGCCCACCACACGGCCCGCCGCCTCCACCGGGCGTGA
- a CDS encoding helix-turn-helix domain-containing protein: protein MTSPSSSVQEARKAFGRRLAEIRMGADLTKRELARRLGWHESKASRFESGTRAPSERDLRAWCTACDADDDVEDLITTARGIEGMYVEWRKMERHGLKWAQESVVPLWERTERFRIYSPWLIPGPVQTASYITALLTSIRDRRGLVDDVPAAVAVRMEKQKIVYGNHKFAILLEESVLRYRIGGTDVMAGQLGYLLSAMALPSVSIGIIPQDADRTSLWPVEGFFLYDDATVNVELVSAHLTVVQQHELAMYAKTFSDLAELAVYGGAARELITAAIESLG from the coding sequence ATGACCTCCCCCTCTTCAAGCGTCCAGGAAGCCCGTAAGGCGTTCGGGCGACGCTTGGCCGAGATCCGGATGGGAGCCGATCTCACCAAGCGAGAACTGGCTCGCCGGCTTGGCTGGCACGAGTCGAAGGCATCGCGCTTCGAGAGCGGCACCCGTGCGCCCTCGGAGCGCGACCTTCGTGCTTGGTGTACCGCGTGCGACGCGGATGATGACGTAGAGGACCTCATCACCACGGCCCGCGGCATTGAGGGCATGTACGTCGAGTGGCGCAAGATGGAGCGTCACGGCCTGAAATGGGCACAGGAGTCAGTAGTTCCGCTCTGGGAGCGTACTGAGCGGTTCCGTATCTACTCGCCATGGCTCATCCCAGGGCCCGTACAGACGGCCTCATACATCACGGCGCTGCTCACCTCCATTCGCGACCGCCGCGGGCTCGTCGACGACGTGCCGGCGGCCGTCGCCGTGCGGATGGAGAAACAGAAGATCGTTTACGGGAACCACAAGTTCGCCATCCTCCTCGAAGAGAGCGTGCTGCGATACCGCATCGGTGGCACAGACGTGATGGCAGGCCAACTCGGCTACCTTCTGAGCGCCATGGCACTGCCATCGGTGAGCATCGGCATCATCCCCCAGGATGCGGACCGCACAAGTCTCTGGCCGGTCGAAGGGTTCTTTCTCTACGACGACGCGACGGTGAACGTCGAGCTTGTCTCAGCCCATCTCACCGTTGTGCAGCAACACGAGCTTGCCATGTATGCCAAGACCTTCAGCGACCTGGCTGAACTTGCCGTCTACGGTGGCGCCGCGCGTGAACTCATCACCGCCGCCATCGAATCTCTAGGGTGA
- a CDS encoding DUF6879 family protein, translated as MAQTPTFEELFRDCRRTAVHLEMRDAYMKSDPAFIDWKAGVPLNPAERWADWHTTVTRAVSRGVEVRRARVVSTPVSEYIRFEYDVTDGLNIAAGESVRWLSRRSATDLTLPGNDFWVFDSHLVLVNHFDGEGENMDMELTEDPEVAKLCGAAFEAVWERGTPHSQFELA; from the coding sequence ATGGCTCAGACCCCAACGTTTGAGGAACTGTTCCGCGACTGCCGGCGAACGGCCGTCCACCTGGAGATGCGCGACGCGTACATGAAGTCGGATCCAGCCTTCATCGACTGGAAGGCCGGCGTGCCCCTCAACCCTGCCGAGCGCTGGGCCGACTGGCACACCACCGTAACGCGCGCCGTCTCGCGGGGCGTCGAGGTCCGACGCGCCCGCGTCGTCTCGACGCCCGTCAGCGAGTACATCCGCTTCGAGTACGACGTGACGGACGGGCTGAACATCGCAGCCGGGGAGAGCGTGCGCTGGCTCTCTCGGCGCAGCGCGACCGACCTGACCCTCCCAGGTAACGACTTCTGGGTGTTCGACTCCCACCTCGTCCTCGTCAACCACTTCGACGGCGAGGGCGAGAACATGGACATGGAACTCACAGAAGACCCGGAGGTGGCGAAGCTCTGCGGCGCGGCTTTCGAGGCCGTGTGGGAGCGGGGAACGCCCCATTCTCAGTTCGAGTTGGCCTGA